The Campylobacter sp. genome contains the following window.
CTGCGGCATCGCAAAGCTCGCCGTATCCTCCTCCTTGCTGTAGGCAAAAGCTGAAATTCTATCAAATTTAAACTCCTGCAAAAAGTCGCAAAGCTCGTCAAATTCTACGTCTGTTTCGCCTGGGTGTCCGACGATGACGCCCGTTCGTAAAAATGCGCCCGGCGCACTTCGCATTAAATTTAAAAGCTCTTTGATCCGCGCCGCGCTCGCGCCGCGCTTCATCAGGCTTAGCATTTTGTCGTTTATGTGCTGAATCGGCATGTCGAAGTAATTTGCGAAAACGGGTGAGCCCACGATCGTGCGGATGAGTCGCTCGTCGGTGCTGGTGGGGTAGAGATACAGCACGCGCGCGACCTTGACGCCTCTAATTTTTTCGATGCGTTTTATCAACGCGACTAGATCTATATCCTGCTCGTGGACTCTTTCGTCGTCCGCACTCTCGCCGCCAGAGCCCTTACCGCAGGAGAGCCTACTTTGAGCGAAAATCTTATCTCCCGCGCTGCCGCTTGAGCCATCGGAATTCTGCCCGTCGAGAAAGCCCGCAAAATTTAACTCGCCTTCGGAGCCTTTAAAATTTGATCCACCCTTGTTGCCGCGTCTTAGATCGCGACCATAGCTGCTAGAATCCTGCGCGATAAAGCTGAAATCGTAAAATCCGCGCGCCACCAAGCCGCGCACCTCTGCTTCGATGTCGTCGATGCTGCGGCTTTTTAGGCGACCTTTGAAGCCCGGAATGGCGCAGAAAGAGCATTTTTGATTACAGCCTTCCGAAATTTTGATGTAGGCATGGTAGTTTGAGCCCGTTATCACGCGCGAAGAGGTAAGCGCGGGACTTTGCAGATAGGTTTGCGGGCTAAATAAATTTTGCTTTTTTAAGATCATTTCGTCGATCTTATCATAGTCGCCGACGCCGCTAAAAATATCGACTTCGGGCAGTTCGCGCATAAGTTCATCCTTGTAGCGCTGCATCAGACAGCCCGTGACGACCAGCAGCGCGCCGCTTTTTTTCTGCTCGCTAAGCTTCAAAATCGCGCGGATGCTCTCTTGCTTAGCGCTTGCGATGAAGCCGCAGGTGTTTACGATCATCACGTCCGCGCTCGCAGGCTCATCCGTGAGCTCGTAGTTTTGCAGACGCCCGAGCATGATCTCGCTATCGACTAAATTTTTATTGCAGCCTAGAGAAACGAGATGGAGTTTTGCCATTTTACAGCCAGATATTATCGATCAGGCGGGTTGTGCCGACCTTTGCGGCAAGCAGGATTATCGTATCGCCTTGCTTGATCTGCGAAATTTCATTAAATTTATAATCCACGAACGCTATATAATCGACCGCCAGCGGCTCAAGCACGCTAAGCATCTTTTCGCGGACGATGTTTAGGCTGATCTCGCCTTTTTTAATAAGCGAGCTGGCGTTTAGCAAGGAGCGCGAAAGCTTAAGCGCCATAAGCTTTCCCTCCTCATCCAAATAGGCGTTGCGCGAGCTAAGTGCCAAGCCGTCACTCTCGCGCACGATCTCACAAGGGATGATATTTATAGGCATAAAAAAGCTCTTTACCATCTTCTGCACGATGAAAAGCTGCTGGGTGTCCTTTTTACCCATATAAACGTTGTTAGGACGAGTTAGATTAAAAAGCTTATTTAGCACTTTAAGTACGCCGTCGAAGTGCCCGGGACGCGTTTTGCCTTCTAAAATTTCACTTATCGGCTTAGGTGCTATGATCGTTGGCTCCTCCGTGCCGTAAATTTCATCCACGGTCGGGATAAAAAGCGCGTTCACATCGAGGCTTTCGCAAATTTTAATATCGCCCGCTTCGTTTTTTGGGTAGCTATTTAGATCCTCGCCGGGCAAAAACTGCGCCGGATTGAGGAATGCCGAGACGATTACGATGTCGTTTTCGTTTCGCGCCCTTTTTATGAGGCTCGCATGCCCTGCGTGCAAAGCCCCCATCGTAGGTACGAAGCCTACGCTGCCGCTTGCTGATGCTCTGAAGCTTTTTAGCTCCTCTACGCTTCTAATAATCTGCATTGTTCTCTCTTTTCAATATAAAATATTAAGGTTGGCAATTATATCAAAAAATATTAAAGGTATAAATTAAACGCGAAAGGGCGGTCTATTTAGCGAGCGTTAATCAATAAGTACTAAAATCTACCACGAGCTTTAGCTCTAAAATAAACTTCAAAAGGAGCGAAAATGGCTACTCAAGAGACAAATTTAGATTCTTTGAAAAAGGATATCGACTCTTTAAAAGCGGATTTTAAAGAGATTATGAAGTCCATCAAAAATATAGGCGCAGAGCGTGCAGAGTCTGCTAAAGATAAAATTCTAGATCAGCTAAACAGCAATGAGATCAAAAAATATATAGACGATCTAAGGCTCAAAGGCAAAGACGGCATAGAAAGCGTAAATGACACGATAAAACAAGATCCGATAAAAAGCGTTGCTATCGCTGCGGGCGTCGGATTTTTGCTCGCTTGGTTGCTGAAAAAATAATGGCCGGCATATCTGAATTTATAGTTTCGGTAGTAGAGCTCGTAGACGCTCAAGCTAGCGATATTAGGCGCTCTTTTTTAAAGAGCGCCAATTCGGTTTTACTAAATATAATTACGGGCATAATTTGCATTATAGGCTTAATTTTCTTTTTGCTAGGGCTGCACGCGCTTCTTGAAAAGACTATCGGAGAAATTTGGGCGTATTTTGCCTGCTCCATCGCAGCTTTTTTATGCTCTATCATCGTGTATAAGGTACTTTCGTGCAAAGCGAAATGACAAAAGAAAAGCTAAGACTAGTGGTGTCTATGCTTGAAGACAAAAAAGCCGATTGTAAAAAGTTAAAGCTAGAAGAAGCAAAGCTAAAACTGCTACTAAACGACCCTTTGCCAGATCTCTCGACGGAGCTTAAACTGATTAATCGCGGAAATATCAAGCAGGTTTTGATATCCCTAATAGATAAATGCTTCATAATGCCCGCCTTAAATAAAATTTTATAAACAACCTTAATCCAAAATATGTTATAATCACGCCAAAAGCATAAAAAAAGGTTTTAAATTTTGGATAATTACGAATACACGGAACTTTTAAAAACCCTAAATACTAAAGTCGAAAATATTGCGGGCGTCGTAAAACCGGAGAACATCAAAGCGCGCCTAAAAGAGATCGAGGAGCTTGAAAACGATCAAAATCTCTGGCAGGACGTCGCAAAAGCAGGCGCCATCGGCAAGGAAAAAACTAAAATTTCAAATATCTTAAATAAATTTCTAAACGCTAAAAATGCCGTAGACGACGCAAAAGCTCTATATGAGCTGGCAAACTCGGAAAACGACGAAGAGACGATAAACTCGCTGTTTGCCGAGGCGGACGCGCTAGAGGGCAAGATCATAAATTTAGAAATTTCCATGATGCTTAGCGGTGAAAACGACGATAAAAACGCTATCGTCAGCATTCATCCGGGCGCGGGCGGTACGGAGAGTAACGACTGGGCGAGTATGCTATACCGCATGTATCTGCGCTTTTGCGAGCGAGAAGGCTTTAAGATAGAGGTTTTGGACTTTCAAGAGGGCGAGGAAGCAGGTCTTAAAGATGTTAGCTTCATCGTGCGCGGCGAGAACGCCTACGGATATCTGAAAGCCGAAAACGGCATCCATCGCCTGGTGCGCGTAAGCCCATTCGATAGTGCAGGGCGCAGACATACGAGCTTTTCAAGCGTGATGGTAAGCCCCGAGCTAAATGATGATATCGAGATAAATATCGAAGAGAAGGATATCCGCGTCGATGTGTTTCGCGCAAGCGGCGCAGGCGGGCAGCATATCAATAAAACCGAAAGCGCCGTGCGTATCACGCACATCCCAACGGGCATCGTAGTAAACTGCCAAAATGACAGAAGCCAGCACAAAAACAAAGAAACGGCGATGAAGGTGCTAAAGTCGCGCCTTTACGAGCTTGAGCTGATGAAACAGCGTGAGAAGGACGAGAACGTGCCTAAAAGCGAGATCGGCTGGGGGCATCAGATCCGCTCCTACGTGCTTTTCCCGTATCAGCAGGTTAAGGACAACCGCAGCGGCGAGGCTTATAGCCAAACCGATGCGATTTTAGACGGCGATATAAAAAGCATAATCGAAGGTGTTTTGATTTCACAAGCGAACAGATAAATTTTTTTTCGAAAGGATGAGAATGAGTGAAGATGGAATTTTGCTAGCGCTAGGATATAGCGTAAACGACGCGACGGTCGCGCAGCTGCGAGGAATTTTATCGAAGTGCGATTTTGAGGATAATGAGCTTGATCGCATTGTGGGGCTGAATGATAAGCTTAAAATTTACGGTGCGCACGTGGCGATGTCGAATTCAAACCCGTATTTTAAGATCAAAAACGACGCTACGAACGAGGAGCGCAAGACCACTGTGGAGCAGATCATCAGCGCTTGGTCGGAAAAATTTAAGCTCAAGCTACAAAAGGTCGCGGGCAAAGAGACCTATTACGTTTTGGGTCGCCAAATTTCAAAAAATTAAGGAGCAAAATATGAAAAAAATTCTAGCTTTGATCGCCGCCGGGGTGTTTTTAGCAGGCTGCGTTAGCAACGCACCGAAAAGCGCAGTCGATGCGCCAAAGAGCGGCAAATATTCCTTCGCCGATGTTCAAGACGGTATCCGTGCGATGAACCTACAAGGCAGCGTCGTGCAAAGCGATGCGTGCAAAAACGGCAATGGCGCAATGTGTCTAAATTTTGCGGATTCTATGTATTCCAAGCACGACTATGCTTCTGCCGCCAACGCCTACAACGCTGCGTGCACGCTCTCTCAAAACTTCCCTGCTTGCCAGAAGCTCGCAGCGATGTTTGAAAAAGGTGAGGGCGTGGAGCAAAATAAATTCAACGCCATTGATCTATACCGCATCTCGTGCTATTACGGCTACAAGGACGCGTGCGCAAATATGCGCCGCTTAGGATATAACGGCTAGCGTTTTTGGGATTTAAATTTTAAAATTCTGTTTTAGATTTACTCACTACGAACTGCTTTCAAATTCCATTCCGCCGTATCGCGGGATGGAATTTGATGCGTGAAAAATTCTGCATCATACATTTTGATAAAATTTTATGTCACTTATAGCTAGAAATAAATTTTATTTAAATCGTTGATATTTATATTGTGTCTAGCTAAGAAATACTCTTTCAATTCAAAATATATAGAATTTCTAAATATCGGTATTAAATAATATCTGGAGCAAGCAAATAAGCCGATATGTCCATAATGCGGTTCGCCAACTCTTAATGCTGGGAAAAGCGAAAATCTCCTATCGCCGCTTTTTCCCAAAACAAGACAAAAGATAAATTTTATTAATATATTGCCTACAAACTGAAACAAAGCAAAGCTCAAAAACCAACGAGCAACCACGAGATCAATCGTCATAAAAACTAAGCATAGTAGTGCCGCCATAAATAGATATAGCCATTCTCTTTTCCCTTTAAAATTTCCTATAAAAAAGGACCAATCCATATTATGCTGCAAATTTTCACATTGCTCGACATGCGCGATTTTATCTTTTTCGTAAAATTCTATTTGATTGTTTTTAAGCCGTATCGTCGGTCTCTCTTTTCTATAATCTATAAGCTCCGGCAATATAATGAATAGCGATAAAAACGATAAAAACAAAATCATGTATATACCGTCCTTGGCGCTATAATCCACTGCGCCGCTGGCTTTCCAATCAAAATTTACGATTATGGCAAATACGCCGCCTATAAAAAGAGAGAAAACCATTAATAGCTTTTGATATAGATATTCGTAGTTTTTAAGAATTATTGGATCTTTGTCGTAATCTCTTGTTTGCTGTTTATTAAAATTTTCCATTTATCAGTACTTTTTATAAAATCAGCTTATTTCCTTGCTTTTTAATTCGCCTTATGATATCCCTTTTTAAATTTAAATTTTCTAAATTTTACCTTTTTGCTAAATACCGACAAGGTGCGCGGGACGGTATCTAAATCTATATGCGTTTTGCGCATAAAATACTCTTTTAATTCCAGATACTCTTTTTTGCTATAAATAAAAACATTTATAATTCTAAGATCGCCCGTTTCGCCATATACCACAAGCCGGTCATGAATACCTAAGCATCTGAAACTGCCATTTTTAAGATGCATCAATATACCCG
Protein-coding sequences here:
- the prfB gene encoding peptide chain release factor 2 produces the protein MDNYEYTELLKTLNTKVENIAGVVKPENIKARLKEIEELENDQNLWQDVAKAGAIGKEKTKISNILNKFLNAKNAVDDAKALYELANSENDEETINSLFAEADALEGKIINLEISMMLSGENDDKNAIVSIHPGAGGTESNDWASMLYRMYLRFCEREGFKIEVLDFQEGEEAGLKDVSFIVRGENAYGYLKAENGIHRLVRVSPFDSAGRRHTSFSSVMVSPELNDDIEINIEEKDIRVDVFRASGAGGQHINKTESAVRITHIPTGIVVNCQNDRSQHKNKETAMKVLKSRLYELELMKQREKDENVPKSEIGWGHQIRSYVLFPYQQVKDNRSGEAYSQTDAILDGDIKSIIEGVLISQANR
- a CDS encoding DUF883 domain-containing protein, whose product is MATQETNLDSLKKDIDSLKADFKEIMKSIKNIGAERAESAKDKILDQLNSNEIKKYIDDLRLKGKDGIESVNDTIKQDPIKSVAIAAGVGFLLAWLLKK
- a CDS encoding MiaB/RimO family radical SAM methylthiotransferase; protein product: MAKLHLVSLGCNKNLVDSEIMLGRLQNYELTDEPASADVMIVNTCGFIASAKQESIRAILKLSEQKKSGALLVVTGCLMQRYKDELMRELPEVDIFSGVGDYDKIDEMILKKQNLFSPQTYLQSPALTSSRVITGSNYHAYIKISEGCNQKCSFCAIPGFKGRLKSRSIDDIEAEVRGLVARGFYDFSFIAQDSSSYGRDLRRGNKGGSNFKGSEGELNFAGFLDGQNSDGSSGSAGDKIFAQSRLSCGKGSGGESADDERVHEQDIDLVALIKRIEKIRGVKVARVLYLYPTSTDERLIRTIVGSPVFANYFDMPIQHINDKMLSLMKRGASAARIKELLNLMRSAPGAFLRTGVIVGHPGETDVEFDELCDFLQEFKFDRISAFAYSKEEDTASFAMPQIPARTISRRLNKIEKITREAIDSSMHALVGKKMPLIIEGASSEGEFFYGAKPLSWDKDIDGEILINESCVQNLKVGGLYECEITEFAGDRLLARVLKNSQGQ
- a CDS encoding type II secretion system protein, whose translation is MSEDGILLALGYSVNDATVAQLRGILSKCDFEDNELDRIVGLNDKLKIYGAHVAMSNSNPYFKIKNDATNEERKTTVEQIISAWSEKFKLKLQKVAGKETYYVLGRQISKN
- the panC gene encoding pantoate--beta-alanine ligase yields the protein MQIIRSVEELKSFRASASGSVGFVPTMGALHAGHASLIKRARNENDIVIVSAFLNPAQFLPGEDLNSYPKNEAGDIKICESLDVNALFIPTVDEIYGTEEPTIIAPKPISEILEGKTRPGHFDGVLKVLNKLFNLTRPNNVYMGKKDTQQLFIVQKMVKSFFMPINIIPCEIVRESDGLALSSRNAYLDEEGKLMALKLSRSLLNASSLIKKGEISLNIVREKMLSVLEPLAVDYIAFVDYKFNEISQIKQGDTIILLAAKVGTTRLIDNIWL